A part of Lutra lutra chromosome 2, mLutLut1.2, whole genome shotgun sequence genomic DNA contains:
- the ETNPPL gene encoding ethanolamine-phosphate phospho-lyase, whose protein sequence is MPPVTSDAQGKGTPRRDQAEKARRGGSRALAREAHTRDREPRGAPGGRATMCELYSKQDTLELRRKHIGPSCKVFFAADPIKIVRAQRQYMFDERGERYLDCINNVAHVGHCHPEVVKAAVKQMELLNTNSRFLHDNMVEYARRLVATLPEKLSVCYFTNSGSEANDLALRLARQFRDHQDVITLDHAYHGHLSSLIEISPYKFRKGKDVKKAFVHVAPTPDTYRGKYREDHADPASAYADEVKEIIKEAHSNGRKIAAFIAESMQSCGGQIIPPAGYFQKVAEYVHRAGGVFIADEVQVGFGRVGKHFWSFQMHGEDFVPDIVTMGKPMGNGHPMACVVTTKEIAEAFSSSGMEYFNTYGGNPVSSAVGLAVLNIIENEDLQGNAVRVGDYLTELLNKQKAKHTLIGEIRGIGLFIGIDLVKDRQKRTPATEEAQHIIYKMKEKRVLLSADGPHRNVLKIKPPMCFTEEDAKFMVDQLDEILTVLEEGIGAQSESVISENAPCRAKMPNEALSREWLDDGTLDPRENPSRKRNGLCTDKHSLLSKKLKT, encoded by the exons ATGCCTCCGGTGACTTCCGACGCCCAGGGCAAAGGGACCCCCAGAAGGGATCAGGCGGAAAAGGCCCGCCGCGGAGGCAGCCGCGCGCTTGCGAGGGAGGCGCACACACGCGACCGGGAGCCCCGGGGAGCGCCCGGAGGCCGCGCCACCATGTGCGAGCTGTACAGCAAGCAGGACACCCTGGAGCTGAGGAGGAAGCACATCGG ACCCTCATGCAAAGTTTTTTTTGCTGCGGATCCCATCAAAATAGTGCGAGCCCAACGACAGTACATGTTTGACGAGAGAGGAGAACGGTACCTGGACTGCATCAACAATGTGGCCCACG TGGGACACTGTCATCCAGAAGTGGTCAAGGCTGCCGTGAAGCAAATGGAGCTGCTAAACACGAATTCTCGATTCCTTCACGACAATATGGTGGAGTACGCCAGGCGCCTTGTAGCAACCCTGCCGGAGAAACTCTCTGTTTGCTATTTTACCAACTCAGG ATCTGAAGCCAATGACTTGGCCTTACGCTTGGCTCGGCAGTTCAGAGACCACCAAGATGTGATCACTCTTGACCA cgcTTATCATGGTCACCTGTCATCTTTAATTGAGATCAGTCCATATAAATTCCGGAAGGGCAAAGATGTCAAGAAAGCATTTGTGCATGTG GCACCAACTCCAGATACTTACAGAGGCAAATACAGAGAAGATCATGCAGACCCAGCCAGCGCTTATGCAGATGAAGTAAAGGAAATTATTAAAGAAGCTCATAGCAATGGAAGGAAG ATTGCTGCCTTTATTGCTGAATCCATGCAGAGTTGTGGCGGACAAATAATCCCTCCAGCAGGCTACTTCCAGAAAGTGGCAGA ATATGTCCACAGAGCAGGAGGTGTGTTTATAGCTGATGAAGTTCAGGTGGGCTTTGGTCGAGTTGGGAAACATTTCTGGAGCTTCCAAATGCACGGAGAAGATTTTGTTCCAGACATTGTCACAATGGGAAAACCAATGGGCAATGGTCACCCAATGGCATGCGTGGTGACAACCAAAGAAATCGCAGAAGCCTTCAGCAGTTCTGGGATGGAATATTTCAATACG TACGGAGGAAATCCAGTATCTTCTGCTGTTGGTTTGGCTGTCCTGAATATAATTGAAAATGAAGACCTTCAAGGAAATGCCGTTAGAGTAGGGGATTATCTTACCGAGTTACTCAATAAACAGAAGGCTAAACATACTTTGATAGGAGAGATCAG AGGCATTGGCCTATTTATCGGAATTGACTTGGTGAAGGACCGTCAGAAAAGGACCCCTGCCACAGAGGAAGCTCAACACATCATCTACAA GATGAAAGAAAAGCGAGTACTTCTCAGTGCGGACGGACCTCACCGAAATGTGCTGAAAATAAAACCACCTATGTGCTTCACAGAAGAAGATGCTAAGTTTATGGTGGACCAACTTGATGAGATTCTAACAG TTTTAGAAGAAGGCATCGGAGCCCAAAGTGAGAGTGTGATCTCTGAGAATGCTCCGTGCAGAGCAAAG ATGCCAAACGAAGCACTCTCACGGGAATGGCTTGATGACGGCACCTTGGACCCCAGGGAAAATCCCAGCCGAAAGAGAAATGGATTGTGCACTGATAAACATTCCCTGCTCAGTAAGAAGCTCAAGACATGA